Part of the Flavobacterium alkalisoli genome is shown below.
GTAGCCGCCGTTATAATGATTGCCTTTCTTTTTGTAGGAGAAGAAATCCTTAAACTTATAGGCATAGACGCCAGTTCGTTTGCCGTGGCAGGTTCGTTTGTACTTTTCTTCCTTGCTTTGGAAATGATACTGGGAATACGTCTCTATAAAGAGGATAACCCTAGCACCGCATCCATAGTACCTATTGCGTTCCCGCTTATAGCAGGTGCAGGAACAATGACTACCATACTTTCCCTTAGGGCAGAATATGAGAAGATAAACATTATTATAGCCATACTTATAAATGTTACGGTAGTATATGTTGTTTTAAAATCTTCCTCTAAAATAGAGAAGCTTTTAGGAGAAAACGGACTTGGCGTTATACGTAAGGTTTTTGGCGTAATCCTCTTAGCCATAGCTGTTAAATTATTTGCAGCTAATGTTAAACAATTGTTCCCTTAGTTTTATATTTAGTACTTTCACAACCTGATAATCACATATATTAATCTTTTTTTGCATCTAAGATTTAAAGAATGAAAATTTTTATTTATACACTTATAGCTATCGCATTAGCCCTAATAATATTTAATGCAACACTACTTGATTTTAGTAACCTGTTTGAAGGAAACAGCCTTGTAGCACTTATAGGTATAGTAGCTTCACTATGTGCCGTGTGCATACTTATTATCTTCAAGATTGCAAGAAGCATTGACGAAAAAACCAGATACTAAGCCGTTTTTTATGTTTGATGTTTTAATTATTGGCGGAGGGGTTTCAGGAGTATCCTGTGCTCTTATATTAGGCTCTGCACACAATAAACCTTATGCTCAGGGCAAAAGGATAGGGATTTTTACCCACCAAAAATCAACTGCATTACAGGACGCATTATTTAATAATGCATACGGAATACCTCAGGGAAAACTGGGCAAAGATCTTATGGCTGAAAGCCTGGAACACCTGCACAGTGCTTATCCTGAAGTGGAGCAGATTGAAAACGAAAAAGTAATGAAAGTGGAAGGTACAGCCGGAGACTTTACGGTTACCACTAACAAAAACACTTACCAAACCAAAATCGTAGTTGTTGCTATTGGCTCTGCCAATACTTTTGCTATAGAAGGGTTAATGGATTATGTTATTCCAAATAAAAAGGCTATGCCTGAAAAAAACAGGATACAGCTTAAAAACGATGACCATTTGGTTACCGAAGGCATTTATGCAGCAGGAACACTTGCCGGATGGAGAAGCCAGCTATCTATTGCAGCGGGCAGCGGGGCATCTGTAGGGACAGATATCCTTACCTTATGGAATAACGGCATCCCGTCGCAACACCACGACAGTACACGTCCTAAACACTAATAAAAATCCAGAATTAAATTATAAGGCAGATGAAAGAATAATTAATTATTATTCTTTCTCATCTGTCAATACGGCTTTTACCATATTGTCTTCTTTAAGCACCATTTTGTAGTAGGCATCCTCTCCTATAAGCTGCCTTACAAATTCGGCAGCAAGATAATGTTTCACCCTGTCTTTGTGCTTTTGCAGGTTAAACACAAGTCCGTTATTAGATAGGTAAGACGAGAAGGCAGTATAATATTTATCGGTAGCAAGCACCTTATCCACGACTTCTTTTTGAGAAAGCCCTTCAAACTGTTTTCTCTCCCTATCCAGTTGCTCAAAAATAAAATAGCTAACAAAGCCTGACTGCATTACCATTGTAACACCTTCATCGCCATGTTTGCCTTCCATAGGCACAAACAAATCAGGTATAATACCACCACCGCCATATACAGTACGACCTTTAAGGGTTTTGTATTTAAGGGTATCAGCTATTTTAATACTGTCGGCAGCATAAAGCTCACCGCTTTCATAACGCTTGGAAAAATCATTAAAATAGGCATCTCCTCCTTCAGCATAGCTTCGCTGAATCGAACGGCCTGATGGTGTATAATACCTTGCCACGGTAAGCCTCACGGCAGAACCATCACCTAGTGGCATTTCGCGCTGTACAAGCCCTTTACCAAAAGAACGCCTGCCCACAATTTTACCCCTGTCGTTATCCTGTATGGCACCGGCAAGAATTTCGCTGGCAGAAGCACTGTTTTCGTTAATCAGTATATATACTTTACCTTTTTCAAAATCACCTCTTGAAGTGGCGAAAGTTAAATCTTCACGATTCTTTTTATTCTTGGTCTTTACAATCAGTAAGTCATTAGCCAATAAATCATCGGCTATACTAACTGCCATTTCAAGATATCCGCCGCCATTATCCCTTAAATCTATAATAAGCGAATTAGCCCCTTCTTCTTTAAGATTTAACAGCGCGTCATGAAATTCATTATAGGTAGTTTCGGCAAAACGATTGATTTTTATATAACCTGTTTTATTATCCAGCAATACCGAAGCATCTACACTTTTAATAGGAACTATATCGCGGGTTACATTGATCTTGAATTTCTTATTATCTGTTTTCCTGAATACCGTAAGCTCTATTTTGGAACCCTCTTCCCCTTTAAGTTTTGAGAACAGGCTGTCGTTAGGCAGGTTTCGCCCAAACAGTTTATCATTACCTGCAAATAAAATACGGTCGCCCGCTTTGATACCTGCCTTGTCTGACGGACCGTTTGGCACTGGCTTAATAACCGCTACAGAATCTTTGTACATATAGAAGTTCACCCCGATACCTACAAAATCGCCCTTCATACTTTGGGCCACCTGCTCCATATCATTTTTGTCTATATATACCGAATGCGGGTCAAGTTGTTCCAGTATGTTGTTAACGGTAAGATCTACTATAGAATCGGTATTTACATTATCCACATACTCGCTTTCAATAAAATCCATAAGCTTATTAAGCTTATTTTTATGGGATCCTGAACCAAGCATTGCATTACCCGAAGAAAAATTGAGAAAACCACCCATAAGCACACCTGCAGCCAATGCTGAGGCTACAATAATAGGCAGGTAAATCCTGTTTACCGAACCACCTCTTTTGTTATGAGGGTACATGTCTCTTTCTTCGTTTTCCATAGTATTATGAATCTAGATCGGGAATGTGCACGACTTCAACTCCTGCTCTTATCAGGAAATCGATACCCGAATTGTCTTTATAGCCGCTTTGATAAACCACCCTTTTTATACCCGACTGATGTATAAGTTTACTACAGTCTTTACAGGGCGACATGGTTATGTATAAGGTTGCCCCTTCACAGGACTGGGTAGAACGTGCTACTTTTAAAATAGCATTGGCCTCAGCATGCAGTACATACCATTTAGTAAGGCCTTCTTCATCTTCACAGCAGTTTTCAAACCCCGATGGTGTACCGTTGTACCCGTCTGATATTATCATCCTGTCCTTTACAATAATTGCACCAACTTTCTTTCTTTCACAATAAGACAGCTGGCCCCACTCTCTGGCTATCCTTAAATAAGCCTTATCGTATTTGTTTAATTTTTTATCCTTCATCTTTAAAGCATACAGTCAAATTTAAGCTTTTTTGACGTTTTTTATGCATTCTATCCTTACCAAATTCTGTTGTTAATTATCATAGGCACAACCACTCCCGCCACAAACGAACAGGTAACCAGTATCCAGTCTCTTAACGAGAAACGGAAAAAAGTTTGTACCGCCCATGAAAGAATAAGTACTATTAGCACAATAATAACCTGTGCCACCTCTATACCTAAGGCAAACTCC
Proteins encoded:
- a CDS encoding deoxycytidylate deaminase, whose amino-acid sequence is MKDKKLNKYDKAYLRIAREWGQLSYCERKKVGAIIVKDRMIISDGYNGTPSGFENCCEDEEGLTKWYVLHAEANAILKVARSTQSCEGATLYITMSPCKDCSKLIHQSGIKRVVYQSGYKDNSGIDFLIRAGVEVVHIPDLDS
- a CDS encoding FAD-dependent oxidoreductase, with translation MFDVLIIGGGVSGVSCALILGSAHNKPYAQGKRIGIFTHQKSTALQDALFNNAYGIPQGKLGKDLMAESLEHLHSAYPEVEQIENEKVMKVEGTAGDFTVTTNKNTYQTKIVVVAIGSANTFAIEGLMDYVIPNKKAMPEKNRIQLKNDDHLVTEGIYAAGTLAGWRSQLSIAAGSGASVGTDILTLWNNGIPSQHHDSTRPKH
- a CDS encoding MarC family protein; this encodes MGFDWKEMFTISMVLFAVIDIIGSVPIIVDLRAKIGHIQSEKASIVAAVIMIAFLFVGEEILKLIGIDASSFAVAGSFVLFFLALEMILGIRLYKEDNPSTASIVPIAFPLIAGAGTMTTILSLRAEYEKINIIIAILINVTVVYVVLKSSSKIEKLLGENGLGVIRKVFGVILLAIAVKLFAANVKQLFP
- a CDS encoding S41 family peptidase; the protein is MENEERDMYPHNKRGGSVNRIYLPIIVASALAAGVLMGGFLNFSSGNAMLGSGSHKNKLNKLMDFIESEYVDNVNTDSIVDLTVNNILEQLDPHSVYIDKNDMEQVAQSMKGDFVGIGVNFYMYKDSVAVIKPVPNGPSDKAGIKAGDRILFAGNDKLFGRNLPNDSLFSKLKGEEGSKIELTVFRKTDNKKFKINVTRDIVPIKSVDASVLLDNKTGYIKINRFAETTYNEFHDALLNLKEEGANSLIIDLRDNGGGYLEMAVSIADDLLANDLLIVKTKNKKNREDLTFATSRGDFEKGKVYILINENSASASEILAGAIQDNDRGKIVGRRSFGKGLVQREMPLGDGSAVRLTVARYYTPSGRSIQRSYAEGGDAYFNDFSKRYESGELYAADSIKIADTLKYKTLKGRTVYGGGGIIPDLFVPMEGKHGDEGVTMVMQSGFVSYFIFEQLDRERKQFEGLSQKEVVDKVLATDKYYTAFSSYLSNNGLVFNLQKHKDRVKHYLAAEFVRQLIGEDAYYKMVLKEDNMVKAVLTDEKE